One region of Candidatus Electrothrix rattekaaiensis genomic DNA includes:
- a CDS encoding glycosyltransferase family A protein, with protein MPRVSVVIPCYNQGAFVDETINSVLDQTWQDFEIIVVNDGSTDLFTVNHLRQLHFPKTRVLHTENQGLSSARNNGIREAQGEYILPLDADDRIGPTYLEQAVQLLDADPYVGIVYCKARFFGDRNSEWQLPEYSLEEMLLNNIIFCTSFFRRADWEDVGGFDPAMIYGWEDYDFWLSLIERGRQVKRIPEILFYYRIRSDSMLRSKEKRQKVAILVKIFHKHEALYKKHIDVLFDQLVDIKGAYLEAALYCLEYATEQDTEQHKQRELLSTRRVDIETKTLFFEQIRLHNKELLEFRLINEQAIISIKSVEAESEQGRKNLSFESNATLIEDNLYFFTSKAPRLMIRLEEPASVDEMISLTIELDYFIIGDSVPEHLVRKLNEELAAARPTLAALKEYMGRKGEARSFSVKNTLEKLLLFCTNRPYRVILRSGLFDREFYLREYPDVFFQDIDPLIHYCKAGWQENRKPNAFFAPLEYSNSRSLPPGTNPLLHYLVEEKQVNGAEIK; from the coding sequence ATGCCCCGCGTTTCCGTTGTTATTCCCTGCTATAATCAGGGTGCCTTTGTTGATGAAACCATCAATTCCGTTCTTGACCAGACTTGGCAGGATTTTGAGATTATCGTTGTCAACGACGGTTCCACTGATCTTTTCACGGTCAATCATCTCCGACAGCTGCATTTTCCCAAGACACGGGTGCTGCACACAGAGAATCAGGGCCTGTCGTCAGCTAGAAATAACGGCATCAGAGAGGCGCAAGGCGAGTACATCCTTCCCTTGGATGCGGATGATCGTATCGGCCCGACCTATCTGGAGCAGGCTGTGCAACTGCTGGATGCGGATCCGTACGTAGGCATTGTTTATTGCAAAGCCCGTTTTTTTGGCGATCGAAACAGTGAGTGGCAGCTACCTGAGTACAGCCTAGAGGAAATGCTACTCAATAATATCATTTTCTGCACCTCCTTCTTCCGCAGAGCAGATTGGGAGGACGTGGGCGGCTTTGATCCGGCCATGATTTACGGCTGGGAAGACTACGATTTTTGGCTTTCTCTGATTGAACGAGGGCGACAGGTCAAGAGGATCCCGGAAATTTTATTTTATTATCGCATCCGCTCCGACTCCATGTTGCGCAGCAAGGAGAAAAGACAAAAGGTCGCAATTCTGGTTAAGATTTTCCATAAGCATGAAGCCCTCTATAAAAAACACATTGATGTCCTTTTTGATCAATTAGTTGATATTAAGGGGGCCTACCTTGAGGCTGCCCTGTATTGCCTTGAATATGCTACAGAACAGGATACTGAGCAGCATAAGCAACGCGAGCTTCTCAGTACGAGAAGGGTTGATATTGAAACCAAGACTTTATTTTTTGAACAGATTCGTCTCCATAATAAGGAGCTGTTGGAGTTTCGCCTAATCAATGAACAGGCTATTATCAGCATCAAGAGCGTAGAGGCGGAATCGGAGCAGGGCCGTAAGAATCTCTCTTTTGAAAGCAATGCGACTCTTATTGAAGACAACCTCTATTTTTTTACCAGCAAGGCCCCCCGGTTGATGATTCGCCTGGAGGAACCTGCCTCCGTCGATGAGATGATCAGTTTGACGATTGAGCTTGATTATTTTATTATCGGTGATTCCGTACCCGAGCACCTTGTCCGTAAGCTCAATGAAGAGCTTGCCGCTGCCCGGCCTACCCTTGCTGCGCTGAAAGAATATATGGGCAGGAAAGGAGAAGCGCGGTCTTTCTCTGTAAAAAATACTCTGGAAAAACTGCTGCTCTTTTGCACCAATAGGCCTTATCGTGTTATTCTCCGCTCCGGGCTTTTTGACCGAGAATTTTACCTGCGCGAATATCCTGATGTCTTTTTCCAGGACATTGATCCGCTGATCCATTATTGTAAGGCTGGTTGGCAGGAAAACAGGAAGCCGAATGCATTTTTTGCCCCCCTAGAATATAGTAACAGCCGATCACTTCCTCCGGGGACAAATCCCCTGCTTCATTATCTTGTGGAGGAGAAGCAAGTAAACGGCGCGGAAATAAAATAA
- the msrB gene encoding peptide-methionine (R)-S-oxide reductase MsrB, with protein sequence MSNVLLFILIDMAAIKEKAASASAQKFCNNRENSLYSTIGYEDPASLDHNITFSFTHSFAHAMKPFIPMIIFFAGWGMLSEAFAGQAGQKTEQAILAGGCFWCLEADLQKVNGVQEVLSGYSGGTGTNPTYDDYIQKRHIEVVQVTFDPAVISYPDLLNVFWQKVDPVDPGGQFCDRGHAYSTAIFYTTEAQKKAAEVSKAALEQSGLLDRPIATEIRQSSTFYPAEEYHQNYSEKNPIRYKFYRFKCGRDQRLEELWDGKILPVAAPEAPTGGKIPASTTSNKPQSKPSQEELKKHLTALQYKVTQEDGTEPAFRNTYWDNIRPGIYVDIVSGEPLFSSLDKFKSGTGWPSFTQPLEPENIVEREDKSWFSVRTEVRSKHADSHLGHVFDDGPDPTGVRYCMNSAALRFIPAEDLEKEGYGLYSKLFPAIKR encoded by the coding sequence ATGTCCAACGTTCTTCTGTTTATCCTGATCGACATGGCTGCGATCAAGGAAAAGGCTGCTTCTGCCTCGGCACAAAAGTTTTGCAACAACAGGGAGAATAGCCTATACTCTACAATAGGATACGAAGATCCCGCAAGTCTGGACCATAACATAACCTTTTCCTTCACTCATTCCTTCGCTCATGCCATGAAACCCTTTATTCCGATGATTATTTTTTTCGCAGGTTGGGGAATGCTGTCTGAGGCCTTTGCAGGACAAGCAGGACAAAAGACAGAACAGGCGATTCTGGCCGGGGGCTGTTTCTGGTGCCTAGAAGCGGATCTCCAGAAGGTCAACGGCGTGCAGGAGGTTCTTTCCGGGTATAGCGGCGGAACCGGTACCAATCCGACTTACGACGATTATATACAAAAAAGGCATATCGAGGTTGTTCAGGTTACCTTTGATCCCGCTGTCATCTCGTATCCAGATCTCCTTAATGTATTTTGGCAAAAGGTTGATCCGGTTGATCCGGGCGGTCAGTTCTGTGATCGGGGCCATGCCTACTCCACAGCAATCTTCTATACCACAGAAGCACAGAAGAAAGCGGCTGAAGTCTCAAAAGCGGCCTTGGAGCAATCCGGCTTGCTTGATCGGCCCATTGCCACCGAGATCCGGCAGAGCAGCACCTTTTACCCGGCAGAAGAGTATCATCAGAATTATTCGGAAAAGAATCCTATCCGCTATAAATTCTACCGGTTTAAATGCGGTCGAGATCAGCGGCTTGAGGAGTTATGGGACGGGAAAATTTTACCCGTAGCTGCCCCGGAAGCTCCAACAGGCGGAAAGATACCGGCTTCAACGACCTCGAACAAACCGCAATCAAAGCCGAGCCAAGAAGAGCTGAAAAAGCACTTAACCGCGCTTCAGTATAAGGTTACCCAGGAAGACGGGACAGAACCGGCATTTCGTAATACCTACTGGGATAATATTCGACCGGGAATCTACGTGGACATCGTCTCCGGTGAACCCCTGTTCAGTTCGCTGGATAAGTTTAAGTCCGGGACAGGCTGGCCCAGCTTTACCCAGCCCCTTGAGCCGGAGAATATTGTCGAGCGGGAGGATAAAAGCTGGTTTTCCGTGCGCACCGAGGTGCGGAGCAAACATGCTGACTCGCATCTGGGCCATGTTTTTGATGACGGGCCGGATCCCACAGGGGTGCGCTATTGCATGAACTCTGCTGCGCTGCGCTTTATTCCGGCAGAGGATCTGGAAAAAGAGGGCTATGGTCTCTATAGCAAGCTTTTTCCTGCAATCAAACGTTGA
- a CDS encoding acyltransferase codes for MQQNKFGPAGRPTEKENFFLRSLFMSRNSFSLLASLLFFLVLIFFCNLVLPGASSIELTLQTDHADSIQIFCSNGLKTFDEQLSVSSQLFEKEKVVEVRLGLGNMPMNRMRIDTGSSPGILRIYRMVLHSHFARTRVLNAPEIFRLFKQASPGTTVQIGDGFVKISSTSEDPYLIADQPLLQGQVLLLYGLPLLATTLFFLVLQQINFTRFPAFSDIFAKRPSTGENIISLDGLRGIAAIMVVADHTWGRCTGLGAGGVWIFMSLSGFLLARPFVLQPERAKSVSYWISFFRRRLQRILPVYYLYLIIIFVFHFRFDAALRHFLFLQGDGHLWVVPQEMFFYLLVPFIMVVNLVLFRGRAWLVITHLTVLLILANQFLTSEIFALYGMRDQPIRPFLGIFLGGCTASYLYYGIYRSYEPKLSNAWRKKLDISFAFCGTALLLFFLLCSTKRLWGGQRVLAQDYFPWFDVAAAGLLFSILAGKEKSLVNRFLSWLPLRAISVVSFSLYIFHPLVINCLRQGMKYYTGTGLTGFPLFMSTLLVSYGLACWTYTYIERPFMHQTR; via the coding sequence ATGCAGCAAAATAAATTCGGCCCGGCTGGTCGCCCCACTGAGAAAGAAAACTTTTTTCTTCGTTCGCTGTTTATGTCGAGGAACAGTTTTTCTTTACTTGCCTCCCTGCTTTTCTTTCTTGTCCTTATTTTCTTCTGCAACCTTGTTCTTCCCGGTGCGTCTTCCATTGAACTGACTTTGCAGACAGATCACGCCGACAGCATCCAAATTTTCTGCTCCAACGGGCTGAAGACCTTTGATGAACAGTTATCTGTCTCCTCGCAACTATTTGAAAAAGAAAAGGTTGTCGAGGTGCGTCTTGGCTTGGGCAATATGCCGATGAACCGGATGAGGATTGATACAGGAAGCTCTCCCGGAATCCTGAGAATATACCGAATGGTCCTGCACAGCCATTTTGCTCGGACAAGGGTGCTCAACGCTCCCGAGATCTTCCGATTGTTCAAACAGGCTTCTCCCGGCACGACCGTACAGATAGGGGATGGCTTTGTAAAAATCAGCTCAACCTCTGAAGATCCTTATCTCATAGCCGACCAGCCTCTGCTGCAAGGCCAAGTTCTACTGCTTTACGGCCTGCCTCTGCTGGCAACAACACTGTTTTTTCTGGTCCTGCAACAGATTAACTTTACCCGTTTCCCGGCCTTTAGTGATATCTTTGCCAAACGACCTTCAACAGGAGAGAATATCATTTCTCTGGACGGGCTGCGCGGTATTGCCGCCATCATGGTGGTGGCCGATCATACCTGGGGACGCTGCACTGGCCTCGGAGCTGGCGGAGTGTGGATTTTTATGAGCCTGAGCGGTTTCCTGCTGGCCCGTCCCTTTGTCCTGCAACCGGAACGGGCCAAGTCAGTATCATACTGGATATCTTTTTTCCGCCGCCGCCTCCAACGAATCCTGCCTGTTTATTATCTCTACCTCATTATTATTTTTGTTTTTCACTTCCGCTTTGATGCGGCTCTCCGCCATTTTCTGTTTCTCCAAGGAGACGGACATCTTTGGGTGGTGCCGCAGGAGATGTTCTTTTATCTGCTGGTTCCTTTTATTATGGTGGTGAACCTTGTGCTGTTCCGGGGCAGGGCTTGGCTTGTCATTACTCATCTCACAGTCCTGCTCATTCTGGCAAATCAATTCCTGACTTCTGAAATTTTTGCCCTCTACGGTATGCGGGACCAACCGATCCGTCCATTTCTCGGTATCTTTCTCGGGGGATGCACAGCCTCCTATCTCTATTACGGCATCTATCGGTCATACGAACCCAAGCTCTCAAACGCATGGCGCAAGAAACTGGACATTTCTTTTGCCTTCTGCGGAACAGCCTTGCTTCTCTTCTTTCTCCTCTGTTCCACAAAACGCTTATGGGGAGGACAGCGGGTCTTGGCACAAGACTATTTTCCCTGGTTTGATGTTGCGGCAGCCGGATTGCTTTTTTCCATCCTAGCAGGCAAGGAAAAGAGTCTCGTGAACAGGTTCCTCTCTTGGCTTCCCTTACGGGCGATTAGTGTAGTCTCTTTCAGCCTTTATATCTTTCATCCCCTGGTTATCAACTGTTTGCGGCAGGGAATGAAGTATTACACAGGCACTGGACTCACTGGCTTTCCTCTGTTTATGAGCACCCTTCTGGTTAGCTATGGGCTCGCCTGCTGGACCTATACCTATATTGAACGTCCCTTTATGCACCAAACCCGTTAA
- the katG gene encoding catalase/peroxidase HPI — translation MDKESKCPVTGKALGDAAGKGTTNRDWWPNQLNLKILHQHSCKSNPLDKNFNYAEEFRKLDLDALKQDLYALMTDSQDWWPADWGHYGGLFIRMAWHSAGTYRIGDGRGGSNTGNQRFAPLNSWPDNVNLDKARRLLWPIKQKYGNRISWADLMILAGNCALESMGFKTFGFGGGREDIWEPEEDIYWGTEMEWLATSDKPNSRYSGKRNLENPLAAVQMGLIYVNPEGPDGDPAPVASGRDIRETFARMGMNDEETVALVAGGHTFGKCHGAADASHVGPEPEAAPIEDMGLGWKSSFGSGRGGDTISSGIEGAWKPEPTKWDMGYLRVLFQYDWELVKSPAGAHQWLAKDVAEEDMVVDAHDPSRKHRPMMTTADLALRFDAIYEPISKRFLENPEEFADAFARAWFKLTHRDMGPRSRYLGPEVPTEKLIWQDPVPEVSHKLINADDINTLKKKILKSGLSVSQLVSTSWASASTFRGSDMRGGANGARIGLAPQKDWEVNQPEQLASVLEELGKIRKAFNEEHKKKKVSLADLIVLAGCAGVEQAARNAGQEMTVPFTPGRTDASQEQTDVDSFAVLEPTADGFRNYLQTKFPKFPVSVEHLLVDRAQLLTLTAPEMTVLLGGLRVLGANYGGFQHGVFTSHPEALTNDFFVNLLDMATEWKVSMDDEDIFEGRDRATGELKWTATRVDLVFGSNAQLRALAEIYGSADSQDKFLRDFVAAWDKVMNLDRFDLA, via the coding sequence ATGGATAAAGAAAGCAAGTGCCCGGTAACCGGCAAGGCACTCGGCGACGCAGCAGGCAAAGGCACGACCAACCGTGATTGGTGGCCGAATCAACTCAACTTGAAGATCCTGCATCAGCATTCCTGCAAGTCCAATCCTCTGGACAAGAACTTCAACTATGCCGAGGAGTTCAGGAAACTCGACCTGGATGCCCTGAAACAGGATCTCTACGCCCTGATGACCGACTCACAGGACTGGTGGCCCGCAGACTGGGGACATTACGGTGGCCTCTTTATCCGCATGGCATGGCACAGCGCAGGCACCTATCGTATTGGTGACGGTCGCGGCGGCAGCAACACCGGCAACCAGCGTTTTGCCCCGCTCAACAGCTGGCCGGACAACGTCAACTTAGACAAGGCACGACGCTTGCTCTGGCCCATTAAGCAGAAGTACGGCAACAGGATCTCTTGGGCCGACCTGATGATCCTAGCCGGTAACTGCGCTCTGGAGTCAATGGGCTTTAAGACCTTTGGCTTTGGCGGTGGGCGCGAGGATATCTGGGAGCCGGAAGAAGATATCTACTGGGGCACCGAGATGGAGTGGCTCGCAACCAGCGACAAACCCAACAGTCGCTACTCCGGTAAACGCAATCTTGAAAATCCCTTGGCAGCCGTGCAGATGGGCCTGATCTATGTGAACCCGGAAGGCCCGGACGGTGATCCGGCTCCGGTGGCTTCGGGTCGGGATATTCGCGAGACCTTTGCCCGTATGGGCATGAACGATGAGGAGACCGTGGCCTTGGTTGCGGGCGGCCATACCTTTGGCAAATGTCATGGCGCGGCTGATGCCTCCCATGTTGGCCCGGAGCCGGAGGCTGCGCCCATTGAGGATATGGGCCTAGGCTGGAAGAGCAGCTTTGGCAGCGGCAGGGGCGGCGATACCATCAGCAGCGGTATTGAAGGGGCCTGGAAGCCTGAGCCGACTAAGTGGGATATGGGCTATCTCAGGGTCTTGTTCCAATACGACTGGGAGCTGGTCAAAAGTCCGGCCGGTGCCCACCAATGGCTGGCCAAGGATGTGGCTGAAGAGGACATGGTGGTTGATGCCCATGATCCCTCCAGAAAACACCGTCCCATGATGACCACAGCAGATCTGGCCCTGCGCTTTGACGCGATCTATGAGCCGATCTCAAAGCGTTTTTTGGAAAACCCAGAGGAGTTTGCTGATGCCTTTGCTCGGGCCTGGTTCAAGCTGACCCACCGTGATATGGGGCCGCGCTCCCGCTATCTCGGCCCGGAAGTCCCGACAGAAAAGTTAATCTGGCAGGACCCGGTACCGGAGGTGAGCCATAAGCTCATCAACGCTGATGACATCAATACGTTGAAAAAAAAGATCCTCAAATCAGGGCTATCTGTTTCTCAGCTGGTCTCAACTTCCTGGGCATCAGCCTCCACCTTTCGTGGTTCGGACATGCGCGGTGGGGCCAACGGGGCCCGTATCGGTCTTGCCCCGCAAAAGGATTGGGAGGTCAACCAGCCGGAGCAGTTAGCCAGCGTACTTGAGGAGCTGGGGAAGATCAGGAAGGCCTTTAACGAGGAGCACAAGAAGAAAAAGGTCTCCTTGGCTGATCTCATCGTGCTGGCTGGTTGCGCCGGAGTGGAGCAGGCAGCCAGGAATGCCGGTCAGGAAATGACGGTTCCCTTTACCCCAGGCCGTACCGATGCCTCGCAGGAGCAGACCGATGTGGATTCCTTTGCTGTGCTTGAACCGACAGCGGACGGCTTTCGCAACTACCTTCAGACAAAGTTTCCTAAATTTCCGGTATCAGTAGAGCACCTGCTGGTTGATCGGGCCCAGTTGCTCACCCTAACAGCTCCTGAGATGACCGTACTTCTCGGCGGGTTGCGGGTTTTGGGCGCGAACTATGGCGGATTCCAGCATGGTGTTTTTACTTCACACCCTGAAGCGTTGACCAATGATTTCTTTGTTAACTTGCTTGATATGGCCACGGAGTGGAAGGTGAGCATGGATGACGAGGATATTTTTGAGGGGCGGGATCGGGCCACGGGTGAGCTCAAGTGGACCGCGACCCGAGTAGATTTGGTCTTTGGTTCCAACGCTCAGCTCCGGGCCTTGGCTGAAATCTACGGCAGTGCGGATTCCCAGGATAAGTTCCTGCGTGATTTTGTTGCGGCCTGGGACAAGGTTATGAACCTTGACCGCTTTGATCTTGCCTGA
- a CDS encoding choice-of-anchor Q domain-containing protein, with amino-acid sequence MKRELTYLFFVILFFALVAGHVQAASITVDGSTCTLFDAITAANTNANVGGCIGSEPYGDDTIFLATDILLAASLPEIVSTVTIEGKGYTIDGNNDSAVGSVLSITAGGDLTLNEITITGGYYPNGDGGGIYNEGTLTLNNSTVSENSTVSENSTYASADASANAGGICNYKGTLTLSNSTVSGNSTYASAYAYASAKGGGIYNYNGPVTLNNSTVSGNSTYAYADSSTASAFGGGIYNFSGTVTLSNSTVSGNSTYAADATATAKANGGGISNETSGTVTLNNSTVSGNSTYADAVYDYAFGGGIYNDFATVTLNNSTVSGNFADTHGGGIYNRFGGMVTLNNCTVSGNSASAYGGGIYTAGITFASVILYSSLISGNTANYGNEVVKGTNTIIADSFNFFGHSGESNSEAFDGFTPGTSDFTATSDGTDPTVLVAILGPLADYGGPTWTHALVKGSPAVDLDVACGTGLTTDQRGEPRPDGAGCDAGAFEGAITHNGFLSAVYLLLL; translated from the coding sequence GTGAAGAGGGAACTGACATATTTATTTTTTGTAATCTTATTTTTCGCATTAGTAGCAGGCCACGTCCAGGCGGCGAGCATCACTGTGGACGGCAGCACTTGCACCTTGTTTGATGCCATCACAGCAGCCAATACCAATGCCAATGTGGGCGGCTGCATTGGTAGCGAACCGTATGGGGACGATACCATTTTCCTGGCGACCGACATCCTCCTCGCAGCCTCCCTTCCGGAGATTGTCAGCACCGTTACTATTGAGGGGAAGGGTTATACTATTGACGGCAACAATGATTCAGCAGTTGGATCGGTGCTGAGCATAACCGCTGGTGGCGACCTGACCCTAAATGAGATAACCATCACTGGTGGGTATTATCCTAACGGTGATGGTGGGGGTATTTATAATGAGGGTACCCTCACCCTGAACAACTCCACGGTCAGCGAAAATTCCACGGTCAGCGAAAACTCCACCTACGCCTCCGCCGACGCTTCCGCCAATGCCGGGGGGATTTGTAACTATAAAGGCACTCTTACGCTGAGCAACTCTACAGTCAGCGGAAACTCTACCTACGCCTCCGCCTATGCCTATGCTTCCGCCAAAGGGGGAGGGATTTACAACTATAATGGTCCCGTCACGCTGAACAACTCCACAGTTAGCGGAAACTCCACCTACGCCTACGCCGACTCTTCCACCGCCTCTGCCTTCGGGGGAGGGATTTACAACTTTAGTGGCACCGTCACGCTGAGCAACTCTACGGTTAGCGGAAATTCCACCTACGCCGCCGACGCCACCGCCACCGCCAAAGCCAACGGCGGGGGGATTTCCAACGAGACCAGTGGCACAGTCACTCTGAATAACTCCACGGTCAGCGGAAATTCCACCTACGCCGACGCCGTCTATGACTACGCCTTCGGGGGAGGGATTTATAACGATTTTGCCACAGTCACTCTAAATAACTCCACGGTCAGCGGCAACTTCGCCGACACCCACGGGGGGGGGATTTACAATAGATTCGGCGGCATGGTCACTCTGAATAATTGCACGGTCAGCGGAAACTCCGCCTCCGCCTATGGGGGAGGGATTTACACTGCTGGAATAACATTTGCCTCCGTCATCCTGTACAGCTCGCTGATCAGCGGCAACACAGCTAATTACGGTAATGAAGTCGTTAAGGGCACCAACACCATCATTGCGGACAGCTTCAATTTCTTCGGTCACAGCGGCGAGAGCAATAGCGAAGCCTTTGATGGCTTCACCCCCGGAACGAGCGACTTCACGGCCACCAGCGACGGCACCGACCCCACCGTCTTGGTGGCCATTCTCGGCCCTTTGGCCGACTACGGCGGCCCTACTTGGACCCATGCTCTAGTGAAGGGCAGTCCTGCCGTTGACTTGGATGTGGCATGCGGCACTGGACTGACCACGGACCAGCGCGGTGAACCCCGTCCGGATGGGGCAGGCTGTGATGCAGGTGCCTTTGAGGGGGCCATCACTCATAACGGTTTCCTGTCAGCTGTTTATCTGCTCCTTCTCTAA
- a CDS encoding UPF0175 family protein, translated as MALQEVTIEIPEKVLLAEKTDVESFGHEIVLLAAVKLFEIGRLSSGRAAELAGMSRVEFLLSLNRYKVFPLSAELDELEAGNV; from the coding sequence ATGGCTCTTCAGGAAGTTACAATTGAGATACCGGAAAAAGTGCTTCTTGCGGAAAAGACAGATGTCGAGTCTTTCGGGCATGAGATCGTGCTGCTGGCAGCAGTGAAGCTGTTTGAAATCGGCAGACTTTCCTCCGGGCGGGCTGCGGAGCTTGCCGGGATGTCCAGAGTGGAATTTCTGCTCAGTCTGAACCGTTATAAGGTGTTCCCGCTTTCTGCGGAACTTGATGAGCTGGAAGCCGGAAATGTCTGA
- the uvrC gene encoding excinuclease ABC subunit UvrC, with protein MTEIIMHDLPSSSPPPLSDDYLKTVSHSPGVYQMLGRKEVLYVGKARDLRKRLLQYAHYSGSVHSKTAVMLSHVQRVETILTTTEKEALILEASLIKKHRPRYNVILRDDKNYPLIKVTVKDDWPRLHVTRRRLRDGNRYFGPYTSSSALRASLHLLFSMFPLRRCKTMTKRGRPCLNFQMKRCLAPCCDLVSQEKYQAMIDEVLLILEGKSRQVVDRLQEKMRAAADRLAFEEAALYRDQINGLGKTLERQTVVAEHQLDQDIFGLARKNASVGIALLFVRAGMVSGAQTFFISDPLGEDDHILRETLFQYYSEQRQPPRELLLPIMPEDGDLVLERLRDLRQGAVDLHVPQRGKRMQLMQMATDNAQQIFAEQSKKEKSWETLARSLEKFLKLRHRPETIECLDISNLAGKQPVGSLVCFVRGEKEPSRFRHYRIRQKDEPDDYAMMHEVLERRMETGLAKDNLPDVLLLDGGKGQLNIAVNVLARFDLLNRIDLVSIAKEKQEEGEKLFRPGRKNPVLLPGHSPALLYLMRIRDESHRFGITFHRKLRNKATLHSRLDVLEGIGKKRKTLLLKKLGSYKRIMAATVDELAEVPGIGRKTAESVYRQLHEKKQSGILNT; from the coding sequence ATGACAGAAATTATTATGCATGATCTCCCCTCTTCATCCCCTCCGCCATTATCGGACGACTACCTGAAAACAGTCAGCCATAGTCCAGGCGTTTACCAGATGCTGGGCAGGAAAGAGGTGCTATATGTGGGCAAGGCTCGTGATTTGCGCAAGAGGTTGTTGCAATACGCCCATTATTCCGGCTCTGTTCATTCAAAAACCGCTGTGATGCTCTCCCACGTGCAGCGAGTAGAAACCATCCTCACCACCACGGAAAAAGAGGCCCTGATCCTTGAGGCTTCGCTGATTAAAAAACACCGGCCCCGTTATAATGTCATCCTCCGGGACGATAAGAACTATCCCCTGATCAAGGTGACTGTCAAAGATGACTGGCCTCGCCTGCATGTTACCCGTCGGCGGCTTCGAGACGGTAACCGCTACTTCGGCCCCTACACCTCAAGCTCAGCCCTGCGGGCCTCCTTGCATCTTCTTTTTTCCATGTTTCCCCTACGTCGCTGCAAGACCATGACCAAACGCGGACGTCCCTGTCTCAATTTTCAGATGAAACGCTGTCTGGCCCCTTGCTGCGACTTAGTAAGCCAGGAGAAATATCAGGCTATGATCGATGAAGTGCTGCTGATCCTGGAAGGAAAGAGCAGGCAGGTGGTGGATCGTCTCCAGGAAAAGATGCGAGCTGCTGCTGACCGATTAGCTTTTGAAGAGGCGGCCCTTTACCGGGATCAGATCAATGGATTGGGCAAGACCCTGGAGCGACAAACCGTGGTTGCCGAGCATCAGCTGGATCAGGATATCTTTGGCCTTGCTCGAAAAAATGCTTCCGTGGGCATTGCGCTGCTCTTTGTGCGGGCCGGGATGGTGAGTGGAGCTCAGACCTTTTTTATCAGCGATCCTCTGGGTGAGGATGATCATATTCTGCGCGAAACCCTCTTTCAGTACTACTCTGAGCAACGGCAGCCGCCTCGCGAACTCCTCCTGCCCATTATGCCGGAAGATGGGGATTTGGTTCTGGAGCGACTTCGTGACCTGCGCCAAGGCGCGGTGGATCTGCATGTTCCTCAACGGGGTAAACGCATGCAGCTTATGCAGATGGCAACGGATAATGCTCAACAGATCTTTGCGGAGCAGAGTAAAAAAGAAAAATCCTGGGAAACCTTAGCCCGGTCTCTGGAGAAATTCCTCAAGCTTCGTCATCGTCCCGAGACGATTGAGTGTCTTGATATATCCAACTTGGCAGGCAAACAGCCTGTGGGCTCCTTGGTCTGCTTTGTGCGCGGCGAGAAAGAACCATCCCGCTTCCGTCATTATCGGATTCGCCAAAAAGATGAGCCGGATGATTATGCTATGATGCATGAGGTGCTGGAACGGAGGATGGAAACCGGGTTGGCAAAGGATAACCTGCCTGATGTTCTGCTGCTGGACGGTGGCAAGGGGCAGCTCAATATTGCGGTCAATGTTCTAGCCCGTTTTGATCTGCTCAACCGGATTGACTTGGTCTCCATTGCCAAAGAAAAGCAGGAAGAGGGGGAAAAGCTCTTTCGACCAGGAAGAAAGAACCCCGTTCTTTTGCCGGGCCATTCTCCAGCCTTGCTCTATTTGATGCGGATCCGCGATGAGTCCCATCGTTTTGGCATCACCTTTCATCGTAAGCTGCGCAATAAGGCGACCTTGCATTCACGGCTTGATGTCTTGGAAGGGATAGGAAAAAAACGTAAGACCCTTTTATTGAAAAAGCTGGGCAGCTATAAACGGATTATGGCAGCGACGGTTGACGAACTGGCTGAAGTGCCGGGGATTGGGAGGAAAACAGCAGAGTCTGTGTACAGGCAGCTACATGAGAAAAAACAGTCAGGTATTCTGAATACCTGA